A region from the Pseudomonas sp. P8_229 genome encodes:
- a CDS encoding DUF692 domain-containing protein gives MFSLDEPVPPRTQAALPGLPPRAGLGLKTGHFREVLGAQPDLGFFEVHAENYMVDGGPFHHFLGLIREQYPLSLHGVGLSIGAEGPLDTQHLHRLKMLIERYQPQSFSEHLAWSSHGPVFLNDLLPLAYDTPTLNRVCEHIDQVQNTLKRPMLLENPSTYLAFQRSTIDEPEFIAEVIRRSGCGLLLDVNNVYVSCINHQRDPLAYLDALPLQAVGEIHLAGFAEDSDSLGDRLLIDDHGAPIDQAVWALYRQALQRTGAVATLIERDNQVPAFNVLLAEARQADEILLGAGVRP, from the coding sequence ATGTTCAGCCTCGACGAACCTGTCCCACCCCGCACTCAGGCAGCCCTCCCCGGGCTCCCGCCCCGTGCCGGGCTGGGGCTCAAGACCGGGCACTTTCGCGAAGTGCTCGGCGCCCAACCGGACCTCGGTTTCTTCGAAGTCCACGCCGAAAACTACATGGTGGACGGCGGGCCGTTTCATCACTTTCTCGGTTTGATCCGCGAGCAATATCCGCTGTCGCTGCACGGCGTCGGGCTGTCCATCGGCGCCGAAGGGCCACTGGACACTCAGCACCTGCACCGTCTGAAAATGCTGATCGAGCGTTATCAACCACAATCCTTTTCCGAACACCTGGCCTGGTCGAGCCACGGCCCGGTGTTCCTCAATGACCTGCTGCCGCTGGCCTATGACACGCCGACCCTGAACCGGGTCTGCGAACATATCGACCAGGTACAGAACACCCTCAAACGCCCGATGCTGCTGGAGAATCCATCCACCTATCTGGCGTTCCAGCGCTCGACTATCGATGAGCCGGAGTTCATCGCCGAAGTGATCCGGCGCAGCGGCTGCGGTCTGCTGCTCGACGTCAACAATGTGTACGTCTCGTGCATCAATCATCAGCGCGATCCGCTGGCTTATCTCGACGCCCTGCCATTGCAGGCTGTCGGCGAGATTCACCTGGCCGGATTTGCCGAAGACAGCGACAGCCTCGGTGACCGTTTGTTGATCGATGATCACGGTGCACCAATCGACCAGGCGGTCTGGGCCCTGTACCGGCAAGCGCTGCAACGCACCGGCGCGGTGGCCACCCTGATCGAACGCGACAATCAGGTGCCCGCCTTCAATGTGTTGCTGGCCGAGGCGCGGCAGGCCGACGAAATACTGCTCGGCGCGGGAGTCCGGCCATGA
- a CDS encoding DUF2599 domain-containing protein codes for MTKDRSVSAVLSRKASSFALACTLPLLFSTADAQPQPDPLDTLKRINSNYNTLKDNCQEPDTSAARGLYYCSGVTLRMVNDGPFNPWDYSPYAIKIGATSYSWIRKDLSTRILIHPAGFILRTPTDAAALKLPVKEQGFTCIYAFDGGTGPERKWYGCGFFDSREPPRAAQGTMNNRNAALAYGTCAEAGVTTAEQWTQKYTGLMKGPIQYGQCSWNAEKPSDWQAMIRVHESRPNTTNKDPFAFSGQVNEFMLKNATATNDGSENMKYIDAFIYNVNSTQNFATRGDQAPPKPENGLNSARNFQKKLKAQGYSVPILRLDFTKPAEQRFSYVAADQAIDDMVVGGGAPTQKYIADAVWIERYDPGTKRNEWSLKVTPTAQGKAAQATDQEAVYKELFALRGADNQWHDNEKAAGSMRQQLSCLVQNYPAKTEWNLEPFRPVVSPQEAAKAGCNPVPVQAPQYIASADWIKRYDPGTRKDEWTLSVVPTAAGRALPNEQIGVLYDQLFALKGSDSNWRDNERSVGSMRQQLSCVLVNYRNKTPWNLEPFRPALSDSETRAAGCNPVPR; via the coding sequence ATGACAAAGGATCGCTCAGTCTCCGCTGTACTGTCGCGCAAGGCTTCATCGTTTGCTCTGGCCTGCACGCTGCCGCTGTTGTTTTCCACGGCTGACGCCCAGCCGCAACCCGACCCGCTGGACACGCTCAAGCGCATCAACAGCAACTACAACACCCTCAAGGACAACTGCCAGGAACCCGACACCAGTGCCGCGCGCGGGCTGTATTACTGCAGCGGCGTGACCTTGCGCATGGTCAATGACGGACCGTTCAATCCGTGGGATTACAGCCCCTATGCGATCAAGATCGGCGCGACCTCCTACTCGTGGATTCGCAAGGATCTGAGCACGCGGATTCTCATCCACCCGGCCGGTTTCATCCTGCGCACGCCCACCGATGCGGCGGCGCTGAAGTTGCCGGTCAAGGAGCAGGGCTTTACCTGCATCTACGCCTTCGATGGCGGCACGGGGCCTGAGCGCAAATGGTACGGCTGCGGTTTCTTCGACAGCCGCGAACCGCCGCGCGCGGCGCAAGGGACGATGAACAACCGCAATGCCGCGCTGGCCTACGGCACCTGTGCCGAGGCCGGGGTGACCACCGCCGAGCAATGGACGCAGAAATACACCGGGCTGATGAAGGGGCCGATCCAGTACGGCCAGTGCTCGTGGAACGCGGAAAAGCCCAGTGACTGGCAGGCGATGATCCGGGTCCATGAGTCGCGCCCGAACACCACCAACAAGGACCCCTTTGCCTTCAGTGGCCAGGTCAACGAATTCATGTTGAAGAATGCCACCGCGACCAACGACGGCAGCGAAAACATGAAGTACATCGACGCCTTCATTTACAACGTCAACAGCACGCAGAACTTCGCCACCCGCGGTGATCAGGCGCCGCCGAAACCGGAGAACGGCCTGAACAGCGCGCGCAACTTCCAGAAGAAACTCAAGGCCCAGGGCTACAGCGTGCCGATCCTGCGCCTGGACTTCACCAAGCCTGCGGAACAGCGTTTCAGCTATGTCGCCGCCGATCAGGCAATCGACGACATGGTGGTGGGGGGAGGCGCCCCGACACAGAAGTACATCGCGGATGCTGTGTGGATCGAGCGTTACGACCCGGGCACCAAAAGAAACGAATGGTCGCTGAAGGTCACGCCGACGGCGCAGGGCAAGGCGGCTCAGGCCACTGACCAAGAGGCCGTGTACAAGGAACTGTTCGCCCTGCGTGGGGCCGACAACCAGTGGCATGACAACGAGAAAGCCGCGGGCAGCATGCGCCAGCAACTGAGTTGTCTGGTGCAGAACTATCCGGCCAAGACCGAATGGAATCTGGAGCCGTTCCGCCCCGTGGTCAGCCCCCAGGAGGCGGCGAAGGCCGGTTGCAACCCGGTGCCGGTCCAGGCGCCGCAATACATCGCTTCTGCCGACTGGATCAAACGCTACGATCCCGGCACTCGCAAGGATGAATGGACCCTGAGCGTGGTGCCCACCGCAGCAGGGCGCGCCTTGCCCAATGAGCAGATCGGCGTTCTGTACGACCAGTTGTTCGCCCTCAAGGGCTCGGACAGCAACTGGCGTGACAACGAAAGATCCGTCGGCAGCATGCGTCAGCAATTGAGCTGCGTGCTGGTCAATTACCGCAACAAGACGCCATGGAATCTGGAGCCATTCAGGCCGGCGTTGTCGGACAGCGAGACTCGCGCCGCGGGTTGCAACCCGGTCCCGCGTTGA
- a CDS encoding DUF2282 domain-containing protein, whose amino-acid sequence MTATTRTLSATALVLALGSALSMAAVSTVHAADADMEKCFGVAMKGHNDCAAGAGTTCAGTAKMDYQPNAWKLVPKGTCATTESKTSPTGFGQMQAFKAKS is encoded by the coding sequence ATGACTGCTACTACCCGCACCCTGTCCGCCACCGCCCTGGTTCTGGCCCTTGGCTCTGCCCTGAGCATGGCTGCCGTATCGACCGTCCACGCCGCTGATGCCGACATGGAAAAATGCTTCGGCGTGGCCATGAAAGGTCACAACGATTGCGCCGCGGGCGCAGGCACCACGTGTGCCGGTACCGCGAAAATGGACTACCAGCCGAACGCCTGGAAACTCGTACCGAAAGGCACTTGCGCCACCACCGAGAGCAAGACCTCGCCGACCGGTTTCGGTCAGATGCAAGCGTTCAAAGCCAAGTCCTGA
- a CDS encoding DNA-binding domain-containing protein, with amino-acid sequence MSTQAAFAAALLDPQRPCPEGLCSANGADPGSRFSVYRNNVQGSLIKALADSYPVVQQLVGEEFFRAMAAVFVQQQPPASPLMSHYGEAFPAFIDAFEPAASVPYLAGVARLEQLRTRAYHAADALPVQPQQITAALADPDGLSDLRFKLHPSLHLLDSNHAVVAIWAAHQGDATLAGIDVDHAQHALVLRNGLDVEVFALEPGASMFLRHLLNDQPLLAAAQNSPPFDLSHTLALLIAHNAIVDLNNKESP; translated from the coding sequence ATGAGTACTCAAGCTGCTTTTGCTGCTGCGCTACTCGACCCGCAACGGCCCTGCCCCGAGGGTTTGTGCAGTGCCAACGGCGCCGACCCGGGCAGTCGATTTTCGGTGTACCGCAATAACGTGCAAGGTTCGCTGATCAAGGCCCTGGCGGACAGTTACCCGGTGGTGCAGCAATTGGTCGGCGAGGAGTTCTTCCGCGCCATGGCTGCCGTTTTCGTCCAGCAGCAGCCACCCGCCAGTCCGTTGATGAGTCATTACGGCGAAGCCTTCCCTGCGTTTATCGACGCCTTCGAACCGGCAGCGAGCGTGCCGTATCTGGCCGGCGTGGCACGACTGGAGCAGCTGCGCACCCGCGCCTACCACGCCGCCGATGCGCTGCCCGTGCAACCGCAGCAGATCACCGCTGCACTGGCCGATCCCGATGGGCTGAGCGACCTGCGCTTCAAGCTTCATCCGTCGCTGCATCTGCTCGACTCAAACCACGCCGTGGTCGCGATCTGGGCCGCGCATCAGGGTGACGCAACGCTGGCCGGCATCGACGTCGACCACGCACAGCACGCCCTGGTACTGCGCAACGGCCTCGACGTCGAGGTGTTTGCCCTCGAACCCGGCGCCAGCATGTTTCTGCGTCATCTGCTCAATGACCAACCGCTGCTGGCGGCCGCGCAAAACAGTCCGCCATTTGACCTCAGCCACACCCTCGCGCTGCTGATTGCGCACAACGCCATCGTTGACCTGAATAACAAGGAATCGCCATGA